Below is a window of Paramagnetospirillum magneticum AMB-1 DNA.
AACGCCGAGCAGAAGACCAAGTTCGAAAGCGACATCACCCGCCACTCCATGCTGAACGAGCAGATCTCGTTCTTCTTCCGCGGCTTCCGCCGCGACTCGCATCCCATGGCGGTGATGTGCGGCGTGGTCGGCGCCATGGCGGCCTTCTATCACGATTCCGTCGACATCAATGACCCGCACCAGCGGATGATCGCCAGCTACCGTCTGGTCGCCAAGATGCCGACCATCGTCGCCTGGGCCTATAAGTACTCCCAGGGCCAGCCCTTCATGTATCCGCAGAACAAGCTCTCCTACGCCGAGAACTTCCTGCACATGATGTTCGCGACGCCTTGCGAGGAATACAAGGTCAGCCCGGTCCTGGCCCGCGCCATGGACCGCATCCTGATCCTGCACGCCGATCATGAGCAGAACGCCTCGACCTCCACCGTCCGTCTGGCCGGTTCGTCGGGCGCCAACCCCTTCGCCTGCATCGCCGCCGGCATCGCCTCGCTGTGGGGTCCGGCCCATGGCGGCGCCAATGAAGCCGTGCTGGAAATGCTGCACGAGATCGGCTCGGTGGACCGCATCCCCGAGTACATCAAGAAGGCCAAGGACAAGGATGATCCCTTCCGTCTGATGGGCTTCGGCCACCGCGTGTACAAGAACTACGATCCGCGCGCCAAGATCATGGCCAAGACCTGCCACGAAGTGCTGAACGAACTGGGCAACCACGACGAGCCCCTGCTGAAGCTGGCCATGGAGCTGGAGCGCATCGCCCTGGAAGACCCCTACTTCGTGGAGCGCAAGCTGTTCCCGAACGTGGACTTCTACTCGGGCATCATCTTCCGCGCCATGGGCATCCCCACCCAGGTATTCACCTGCCTGTTCGCCCTGGCGCGCACCGTGGGCTGGATCGCCCAGTGGAACGAGATGCTGACCGATCCGGACCAGAAGATCGGCCGTCCGCGCCAGCTGTATGTCGGCCCGGCGCAGCGGGACTTCGTCCCGCTCGCCAAGCGTGGCTAGACTCGGTCCTGGAGAAACGGAGGGGCGGCGCCGCAAGGCGCCGGCCCAACGCATTCCCAGGCCGGCCAACGACAATTTCCATCCCGACGCCCGGCGGCACGCGATGATTGCAGTCGCCGCCTTGGCTCTTTCCGCCCTGGCTCTCCTGGCCCTAACCGTGTCAGGCTGGCGTTGAGTAAAGTTCCGGAGTCTCCGTCATGATGGATTTCCTTGATCGCCGCGTGGTTCACGCGGGCGGCTTCGTCTTCAAGGAAGGAGATTCAGGCGACCAGGCCTTCATCATCCAGGCGGGCGCGGTGGAACTGCTGAAGGGCGAGACGGTGTTCGCCGAGTTGAGCGCCAATACGATCTTCGGTGAAATGGCCCTGATCGACGGCGCTCCCCGCATGGCCACGGCCCGGGCCAAGACCGAGACGACCCTGATCGTCATCCCCCGCTCGGTGGTGGATGGCAAGCTGAAGGGCGTCGATCCCTTCGTGACCAAGTTGCTGGGGATTCTCGTCCAGAACGTCCGGTCCATGGCCGCCAAGCTGGGCTGAGCGGAAAGAAACGCGAACCGCCGAGGCCCCCGCCCCCGATGATCAGAAATCAAAGGGGGTCCGGGGCATCGCCTCGGCTAGGGCTTGGGGCAAGCGCCCCAATGATCACGCCCGCGCCGGTGCTGGCAGGAATCCCGCCTGGACCAGATCGCGCACCTTCTCGAAGGCCTTGACCTCGATCTGGCGGATGCGCTCGCGCGAGACGCCGTAGCGCCCGCCCAGTTCTTCCAAGGTGACCGGATCGTCGCGCAGACGGCGTTCGACGAACACCTCCCGCTCGCGCTCGGTCAGCGAATCCAGCGCCCGGGCGATCAGAACCCGGCCCTTGGACAGTTCCTCGCGTTTGCCATAAGCGGTTTCCTGATTGTCGGCCTCGTCGGCCATCAGGTCCTGAATCTCGGTCCCGCCCTCGCCCACCGGCGCGTTGAGCGAGGAATCGCGCCCCGCCATGCGGCGGTTCATGGCGACCACGTCGCGCTCGTCCACGTCCAGTTCACGGGCGATGGTGGCCACATGCTCGGGGGCGAGGTCGCCGGCCTCCAGCAGCCGCAGCCGCGACTTGATGCGGCGCAGGTTGAAGAACAGCTTCTTCTGGGCGGCCAGGGTGCCGATCTTGACCATGGACCACGAGTTGAGCACGAACTCGTTGAGCGAGGCCTTGATCCACCACATGGCATAGGTGGCCAGACGGAACCCGCGATCGGGCTCGAATTTCTTGACGGCGCGCATCAGGCCGATATTGCCCTCGCTGATGAGGTCGGCCACGGGCAAGCCGTAATGGCGGTAGCCCAGCGCGATCTTGGCGACCAGGCGCAGATGGCTGGTCACCAGCCGATGGGCGGCATCCGTGTCCTCGTAATCCACCCAGCGCTTGGCCAGCATGAATTCCTCCTCGGGAGCGAGAACAGGAAACTCCTTGATATCCCTGAGATATTTGGCAAGGCCGTCATCACCTGCGACGACCGGAAGATTGGCTACCGACATGATCTGATCCCTCCAGTTGATGCCTTCCTGACGCCCAACACGCCTGGAAACAATTCGAAAACCGGAAAAGACCGCTAGTCGAAGCACTCGTTCACGTTACGCATCGTCATATCCTCCCATTGAGCAACATGACCCGGAGCCCGTCTCATGACAGCACCCCGATCCGGCGGCTGCGGTGGCCCCACTCTGGGCACCAACCGATTCCACCGTCGCCATTATGGCGACAAGGCACCGCCGAAATCAAGAGGTGGCGAAACGCCCCGTGTCTGCTCACCCGGACAGCTAACCAGCCGATCATGGCGTGATTGTGGCGGCCTTCACCGCCTGCATGGCCGCCATGCCGAACGGGCGAATCCACCGCCGTCAAAATGAGTCACAATATGACCCTCCCTCGGTGGAGAGGCCAATGCCTCCCGCCCCCGGACGAACGAAGGAAGCATGGCTCCTGTCCCTCCCCCCCGGAGGGCAGGAGTGTACGGACCCCGCCCCGCCCTCCCTGCCGGGGCGGGGTTGTTCGTTTCAGGCCCGTCTTGCGTCGAACATGACACAAGAAGGAGTGGTTTCTGTTCGCCCCTCGCCGGGCGCGGCCTCAATCGCGGATGGTCGTTGCGTGTTCGAGGACCGACGCTCGCCGTTTCAGGCAGAAGCGGCCCGCCGCTCGCGCGCTCCGACCAGGGCGACGATTCCGACACCGCCGGCGATCAGCGCCAGTCCGGCCACATTGGTCAGGGACAGCCCCTCGCCCAGCATCAGGGCGGAAAACACCAGTCCGCCCGCCGGCACGCAGAGAAAGCTCAGCGAGACAGTGAGCGCCGGCAGCAGCCGGTTGACGGTGACCGCCGCCCAGAAGGCGAAGGCGGTGGCCAGGGTGCCGTTGTAGATCAGCGTCCAGGCCAGCTCGAAACTGCCGTCGGGACGGGGGGCGCCCTCGATGAGCGCCGCCGCCGCCACCGGCACCAGCCCGATCACCATCTGCCACGGAGCGAGATCCAGCGGGGACGAGCACCAGCGGTGGCCGCGCACGTGCAGGATGGCGGCCGCCCAGACCAGGGCTGCCGCCAGCAGCATCAGATTGCCGACCACCGCGTCGTGGTTGCCCCAATCGAAGCTCAGCGGATTGAAAAGCACCACAATGCCGCCCAGCCCCAGCAGCACCCCGGCCATGCGGCCGCCGGTCAGCTTTTCTCCCAGGAACAGCGCGGCGCCGGGGGCTACCCACAGCGGCGTGGTATAGGCCAGGATGGCCGAGCGCCCGGCCGGCACCACCAGCAGGGCCAGATTGCTCAGCACCATGAACAGAGCCATGTTGAGCAGCCCGAGCGACATCAGGACCGGCCAGTCCCCCCGGGGCGGCAGACGCAGACGTCCCAGCGGCACCAGGATGATCACCATGCTGACCACGCCGAGGGCCAGACGGAAGGCGCAGAACCATAGGGGCTGGATATGGGCCAGGCCGATCTTCATGATCGGCCAGTTCCCCCCCCAGATCAGGACCAGCAAAGCCAGCAATATCACCGCGCGCATGAAGTGGTCCTACCAGAAAGCCGGGCGCAGACTTTGCCACGCCATTCATGCCATGATCCACCTTTTTGGCAACCGGATCGGGCGGCCCCATGGATTTCGACGGAGAACATCGCATCGACGCGCCGCGCGCCAGGGTGTGGCAGGCCCTCAACGACCCAGCTTTCCTGGCGGCGTGCATTCCCGGCTGCGAGAAATTGGAGGCCACGGGACCGGGCGCCTATGCCGCCACGGTGGCCCTCAGGGTCGGCGCCCTGGCCGCCCGCTTTTCCGGCCTCCTGACCCTCTCCGACGTGGTCGAAGCCCAGTCCTACACCCTGAAGGGCCAGGGACAGGGCGGCGTGGCCGGTTTCGTCTCGGGCGCCGCCCGGGTCACCCTGACCGACGATGACGACGCCACCCTGCTGCGCTGGAATGCGGCGGGCGAGATCGGCGGACGGCTGGCCTCGGTGGGCGGACGGCTGCTGCACGGTTTCGCCGTGAAGACAGCCGCCGAATTTTTTTCCCGCCTGAGCGACAATCTCAGGTCGCAACCCGATTGCGGTTCACTGTAGGGATCGCTACGTATTACATTATGTCACAATACGTCATGTGTGACGTGGAGGGGGATGATGGATACACACGCCGCCGGCATGAGCCCGGCCTTCAACCGGGAGAGGCCCCGTCCGGCTCCCGCGCCGTCCGACGACAAGATCAGGCGCCGCCTGCCCCGCAAGGAGCGCGAGAAGCTGATTGTCGCCGAGGCCATCCGCTTCTTCGCCGAAGTGGGGTTCGAAGGCCAGACCCGAGCCCTGGCCGAGCGCCTGGGTGTCACCCAACCCCTGCTCTATCGTTATTTCCCCGATAAGGAAGCCCTGATCGAGCGCGTCTACAAGGAGGTCTTTCTCAATGCCTGGGAGCCCGCTTGGCTGGACTCCCTGCACGACCGCTCCCGCCCCCTTGCCGACCGCCTGACCGAGTTCTATCAGGCCTACAGCAAGGCCAATTTCAGTTACGAGCGGGTGCGGCTGTTCATGTTCGCCGGCCTCAAGGACGGCTCCATCGCCAGCCGCTACATGCAATATGTGCGCGACCATCTGTTCGAGCCGCTGTGCCTGGAGATGCGGGCAGAGCTAGGCCTGGAAAGCGAAGCCCCTGTCAGCCTGGAGGAAATCGAGATGATCGCCGGTCTGCACGGGGCCGTCAGCTATGTGGGCGTGCGCCGCTGGGTCTATCAGGCCCAGACACCGTCGGACCTGGAACCGGTGTTCGGCGAACTGGTCCGCACCTTCCTTAAAGGTATCGGCGACAGTTATCGACGCTTCGCTCCATCCGCGATGAAGTGAAACCGCTTGCCAGCAGCCCCAAGGGAGGCTACCAGTCGGTGGCTGTCCAAAGGGGGATTTCAAGCATGCGCAAGGCAGTTCTGGCCGTTACCGTGACCCTGGCCCTTGGGGCCTGCTCCAGTGCGCCCAAGCCGCTGGTTCCCGATACGCCCGAAGGCCCCGCCAGCTATGTCTGCTACAGCACCTGGCTGTCCGAGCCCGAAGAGATTCGCACCATCGCCGACCGCCAGTGCCGCGCAGCCGGCATGGAAGTCCGCGCCCTGATCGGTCAAAGCTGGGCGCCGTTCAAGTGCGGCGTTCTCACGCCGGAAGTGGCGGCCTTCCGCTGCGGCCGCTACGGCTTCGGGTACTAGACCATAGAGCGTCGAATATGGCGCGCGATGGTCTAGAATTGATGTTTGCCCCTCGCCGGGCGCGGCCTCAATGGCCGCTGAGCAACCTGCGTCAGATTTAACCTAGGTTGCTCGAAAAAAAACAGCCCCCGGCCCTGCGGCCGGGGGCTTTTCCATGTCAGCCGCCTACTGAACCTGCTGCACCGCCGACAGCAGCCAGCGGCCGCCATTGGAACTGCGCACGAAGGTCCAGGCCTCGGTATGGGTCACGGTGGCATGGGGATTGCCGTCGGCCACCGCGCCGGTATCCAGACGCACCATGTAGTCGTTGCACGAGAAGGTCAGGATGGCGGTCAGGTAATCGAAGCCGCCCTCGCTCCACGATTCGCTGACGTCGCCCCTCAGCAGGGTGACGTTCTCCACCTTGTTGGCCACGCCTTCGCTGGCATTGCGGCTCATGTCCTCGGAGAGGAAGGCAACCACCTCGGGAGTGGCGAAGCGCTTCAACTGCAACAGGTTGCCGTCACTCCAGGCCTTTTGCACCCCTTGCAGGATTTCTGTAAAGGCCTCCTGGTCGCCACCGGACGCATCGAACTCGCGCTCGATGCGCGGCTGGACCGGGCCGGCGCCGATCATGGGCTCCACATGCTCGCCCGGGGCGGTGCG
It encodes the following:
- a CDS encoding DMT family transporter, with translation MRAVILLALLVLIWGGNWPIMKIGLAHIQPLWFCAFRLALGVVSMVIILVPLGRLRLPPRGDWPVLMSLGLLNMALFMVLSNLALLVVPAGRSAILAYTTPLWVAPGAALFLGEKLTGGRMAGVLLGLGGIVVLFNPLSFDWGNHDAVVGNLMLLAAALVWAAAILHVRGHRWCSSPLDLAPWQMVIGLVPVAAAALIEGAPRPDGSFELAWTLIYNGTLATAFAFWAAVTVNRLLPALTVSLSFLCVPAGGLVFSALMLGEGLSLTNVAGLALIAGGVGIVALVGARERRAASA
- a CDS encoding TetR/AcrR family transcriptional regulator, yielding MMDTHAAGMSPAFNRERPRPAPAPSDDKIRRRLPRKEREKLIVAEAIRFFAEVGFEGQTRALAERLGVTQPLLYRYFPDKEALIERVYKEVFLNAWEPAWLDSLHDRSRPLADRLTEFYQAYSKANFSYERVRLFMFAGLKDGSIASRYMQYVRDHLFEPLCLEMRAELGLESEAPVSLEEIEMIAGLHGAVSYVGVRRWVYQAQTPSDLEPVFGELVRTFLKGIGDSYRRFAPSAMK
- the rpoH gene encoding RNA polymerase sigma factor RpoH — its product is MSVANLPVVAGDDGLAKYLRDIKEFPVLAPEEEFMLAKRWVDYEDTDAAHRLVTSHLRLVAKIALGYRHYGLPVADLISEGNIGLMRAVKKFEPDRGFRLATYAMWWIKASLNEFVLNSWSMVKIGTLAAQKKLFFNLRRIKSRLRLLEAGDLAPEHVATIARELDVDERDVVAMNRRMAGRDSSLNAPVGEGGTEIQDLMADEADNQETAYGKREELSKGRVLIARALDSLTEREREVFVERRLRDDPVTLEELGGRYGVSRERIRQIEVKAFEKVRDLVQAGFLPAPARA
- a CDS encoding SRPBCC family protein, which gives rise to MDFDGEHRIDAPRARVWQALNDPAFLAACIPGCEKLEATGPGAYAATVALRVGALAARFSGLLTLSDVVEAQSYTLKGQGQGGVAGFVSGAARVTLTDDDDATLLRWNAAGEIGGRLASVGGRLLHGFAVKTAAEFFSRLSDNLRSQPDCGSL
- a CDS encoding cyclic nucleotide-binding domain-containing protein; this translates as MMDFLDRRVVHAGGFVFKEGDSGDQAFIIQAGAVELLKGETVFAELSANTIFGEMALIDGAPRMATARAKTETTLIVIPRSVVDGKLKGVDPFVTKLLGILVQNVRSMAAKLG
- the gltA gene encoding citrate synthase; the protein is MTNENKTPKESVTLINNSTGKSTEFPLLSGSIGPKVADIRSLYASQDIFTYDPGYMSTGSCKSAITYIDGDAGVLLHRGYAISDLAENCSFLEVAYAILKGELPNAEQKTKFESDITRHSMLNEQISFFFRGFRRDSHPMAVMCGVVGAMAAFYHDSVDINDPHQRMIASYRLVAKMPTIVAWAYKYSQGQPFMYPQNKLSYAENFLHMMFATPCEEYKVSPVLARAMDRILILHADHEQNASTSTVRLAGSSGANPFACIAAGIASLWGPAHGGANEAVLEMLHEIGSVDRIPEYIKKAKDKDDPFRLMGFGHRVYKNYDPRAKIMAKTCHEVLNELGNHDEPLLKLAMELERIALEDPYFVERKLFPNVDFYSGIIFRAMGIPTQVFTCLFALARTVGWIAQWNEMLTDPDQKIGRPRQLYVGPAQRDFVPLAKRG